A portion of the Burkholderia pseudomultivorans genome contains these proteins:
- the waaA gene encoding lipid IV(A) 3-deoxy-D-manno-octulosonic acid transferase, with product MLRAIYRALWWLVAPLAVVRLYLRSRKERGYREHIGERFGHVAGRSPDDRAPLIWVHAVSVGETRAAQPLIDALMRARPDARILLTHMTPSGRATGEQIFGDRVLRCYLPYDMPGAVRRFLRAWRPTLGLVMETEVWPTLIDECRRADVPLVLTNARMSARSSRRAAKFGAAAHEVFGGFSRVLAQSPADAERLTSLGARNVAVLGNLKFDMTTPPELAARGHAWRAAIGTRPVWVAASTRENEEALVLQAFAAMRTPGALLMLVPRHPQRFAEVEALAAREGFKCVRRSVWAADAAALAAGRPAAAEPLPDDVTVLLGDSMGELGAYYAASDIAFIGGSLLPLGGQNLIEACAVGVPVVIGPHVFNFTQATADAVAAGAALQVADPLDLAHVLDALFADNARRIAMGAAGAAFAARHRGATARTVDVLAALLPPVERDAGSMQDDQGK from the coding sequence ATGCTGAGGGCGATCTATCGCGCGCTATGGTGGCTCGTCGCGCCGCTCGCCGTCGTGCGTCTCTATCTGCGCTCGCGCAAGGAGCGCGGCTATCGCGAGCATATCGGCGAACGTTTCGGCCACGTCGCGGGCCGCTCGCCCGACGATCGTGCGCCGCTGATCTGGGTGCATGCGGTGTCGGTCGGCGAGACGCGCGCCGCGCAGCCGCTGATCGACGCGCTGATGCGCGCGCGGCCCGACGCACGGATCCTGCTCACGCACATGACGCCGAGCGGCCGCGCGACCGGCGAGCAGATCTTCGGCGACCGCGTGCTGCGCTGCTACCTGCCGTACGACATGCCGGGCGCCGTGCGGCGCTTTCTGCGTGCATGGCGGCCGACGCTCGGCCTCGTGATGGAAACCGAGGTGTGGCCGACGCTGATCGACGAGTGCCGGCGCGCGGACGTGCCGCTCGTGCTGACCAATGCGCGGATGTCGGCGCGCTCGTCGCGGCGGGCCGCGAAGTTCGGCGCGGCGGCGCATGAAGTGTTCGGCGGCTTCTCGCGCGTGCTCGCGCAGAGTCCGGCCGACGCGGAACGGCTGACGTCGCTCGGCGCGCGCAACGTCGCCGTGCTCGGCAACCTGAAATTCGACATGACGACGCCGCCGGAACTCGCGGCGCGCGGCCACGCGTGGCGCGCCGCGATCGGCACGCGCCCGGTATGGGTCGCGGCGAGCACGCGCGAGAACGAGGAGGCGCTGGTGCTGCAGGCGTTTGCGGCGATGCGCACGCCCGGTGCGCTGCTGATGCTGGTGCCGCGTCATCCGCAGCGTTTTGCCGAGGTCGAGGCGCTGGCCGCGCGCGAAGGGTTCAAGTGCGTGCGACGCTCCGTGTGGGCGGCCGACGCGGCCGCGCTCGCCGCAGGCCGGCCGGCTGCCGCCGAACCGCTGCCGGACGACGTGACGGTGCTGCTCGGCGATTCGATGGGCGAGCTCGGCGCGTACTACGCGGCGTCCGATATCGCGTTCATCGGCGGCAGTCTGCTGCCGCTTGGCGGGCAGAACCTGATCGAGGCATGCGCGGTCGGCGTGCCGGTCGTGATCGGGCCGCACGTGTTCAACTTCACGCAGGCGACCGCCGATGCGGTCGCGGCCGGCGCGGCGCTGCAGGTCGCGGATCCGCTTGATCTCGCGCATGTGCTCGACGCGCTGTTCGCCGACAACGCGCGACGCATCGCGATGGGCGCGGCCGGCGCGGCGTTCGCGGCACGCCATCGCGGCGCGACCGCGCGTACGGTCGATGTGCTGGCGGCGTTGCTGCCGCCGGTGGAGCGGGATGCGGGTTCGATGCAGGACGATCAGGGCAAGTAG
- a CDS encoding DUF2778 domain-containing protein gives MAYTGRFLVNNEFFSPLTIDGLGTFDAFSGNGIYRNRGGCTAVPNNGPIPAGKYWIVTRPTGGVRSQAYAWTKDQWNTIRGNATDHSEWFALYRDDGMIDDETWINGVQRGQFRLHPAGGEGVSLGCITLPSRVDFLRIRSALLHTTPLPAGSSGLDAYGAIEVIAHGNTCP, from the coding sequence ATGGCTTATACCGGTAGATTTCTGGTGAATAACGAGTTTTTTTCGCCGCTTACCATTGATGGTTTGGGGACGTTCGATGCGTTCTCCGGCAACGGCATCTACCGGAATCGCGGGGGCTGCACGGCGGTCCCCAATAACGGCCCGATTCCTGCCGGTAAATACTGGATCGTCACACGTCCTACTGGCGGCGTGCGGTCCCAAGCATACGCTTGGACAAAAGATCAATGGAACACCATCAGGGGAAATGCGACCGATCACAGTGAATGGTTTGCACTGTATCGAGATGATGGGATGATTGATGATGAAACGTGGATTAATGGCGTTCAGCGCGGTCAATTCCGGTTGCATCCGGCAGGTGGTGAAGGTGTATCACTTGGCTGCATTACCCTGCCGAGCCGAGTCGATTTTCTGAGAATTCGTTCGGCCCTGCTGCATACCACGCCGCTCCCCGCCGGGAGTTCGGGGCTTGATGCGTACGGAGCAATTGAGGTCATCGCACATGGCAACACTTGCCCGTAG
- a CDS encoding Hcp family type VI secretion system effector: MLIPAHMWLKDDGGTAIRGSSTVQGRGGSIEIISFGHGVNLPVDGANGKITGKRTHSPVAFEKEFDAATPYLYKAVATGQTLQSAEIKWYRINDAGREEAYFVMLLEGVKVCGINPGMANTRLSQVSALNHLEAVSMMYERITWHYLDGNVKYTDSWNDVG; this comes from the coding sequence ATGCTGATCCCCGCACACATGTGGCTCAAGGACGACGGCGGCACTGCCATCAGAGGCTCGTCAACCGTCCAGGGCCGCGGAGGCAGCATTGAAATCATCAGCTTCGGCCACGGTGTAAATCTGCCGGTCGATGGCGCCAACGGCAAGATCACCGGCAAGCGCACACATTCACCGGTTGCGTTCGAAAAGGAATTCGACGCGGCAACGCCGTATCTCTACAAAGCCGTGGCGACAGGGCAGACGCTGCAGTCGGCCGAGATCAAGTGGTATCGCATCAACGATGCGGGAAGAGAAGAAGCATATTTCGTGATGCTGCTCGAAGGTGTCAAAGTCTGCGGCATCAATCCCGGTATGGCGAATACCAGATTGTCACAGGTGTCCGCGCTCAATCATCTCGAAGCCGTCTCGATGATGTATGAACGCATCACCTGGCATTATCTCGACGGCAACGTCAAATACACCGATTCGTGGAATGACGTCGGATAA